One Fuerstiella marisgermanici DNA window includes the following coding sequences:
- a CDS encoding TetR/AcrR family transcriptional regulator has translation MSTLTPKKQAIQDREDRILQLSRQMVLEGGYHGLGLDSLAEELSVSRGTIYNHFSCKEEIILALLVATMDKRRDMFQRAAAYPDVPRVRLAAIGVASELFVRLYPEHFRVEQIVKSDSIWDKTTEERRTLVKTCQMQCVGIVAGIVRDAIAQKHVALPHSMTPEAVVFGLWSMTEGAYSIIATSDSMAELGIAEPFLAIRNNIHHLLDGYGWTPLSKDTDFDAAMQKIATEVFAKEFARLKQDW, from the coding sequence ATGAGCACCCTCACCCCAAAAAAGCAGGCCATACAAGACCGCGAGGACAGGATCCTGCAGCTATCGCGGCAGATGGTGCTGGAAGGTGGCTATCACGGCCTGGGACTGGATTCGCTGGCGGAAGAATTAAGCGTTTCGCGCGGCACGATCTACAATCACTTCAGTTGCAAAGAAGAGATCATTCTGGCGCTGCTGGTCGCCACAATGGACAAACGCCGCGACATGTTTCAGCGAGCGGCCGCGTACCCGGATGTGCCTCGAGTTCGGCTGGCGGCCATTGGCGTCGCGTCCGAATTGTTTGTCCGGCTTTACCCGGAGCACTTTCGCGTCGAACAGATCGTGAAGTCTGATTCGATCTGGGACAAAACGACCGAAGAACGCCGCACTCTGGTGAAGACCTGCCAGATGCAATGCGTTGGTATCGTGGCGGGCATCGTCCGTGACGCGATTGCGCAAAAGCATGTCGCACTTCCCCATAGTATGACGCCGGAAGCAGTCGTGTTCGGTTTGTGGTCAATGACGGAGGGCGCGTATTCGATTATCGCGACCAGCGATTCGATGGCTGAACTGGGGATTGCCGAACCGTTTCTTGCCATCCGCAACAACATTCACCACCTGCTTGATGGCTATGGCTGGACGCCGCTTTCGAAAGACACGGATTTCGATGCTGCGATGCAGAAAATAGCGACGGAGGTGTTTGCCAAAGAGTTTGCCAGACTGAAGCAGGATTGGTAA
- a CDS encoding efflux RND transporter permease subunit: protein MSTLFLRNPRLTLLTIGLITVAGLSSYLVLPRMEDPLLTERAAFIFTSLPGADADQVESLVTDPIEDELRDIAEIKEVRSSSRSSFSTITVELRDEVYSDAAPAIWSRIRDRIADAEAELPENASKPRFERIEVTAYTRLIALAWDDAEAQLDSPLPPGMHAILRRQAEDLRERLLGVPGTKDVDIFGAPDEEITVAADPQKLTSLGLTALDISRLITASDSRFSAGFLRGSDTDLLIELTGELDSLERISAIPIRTTTTGQLVTVGDIAEVRRDVVNPPTDLAIVDGKRAIVLACLIRPSQRIDWWSSASEAVTTEFERELPRGIRMIEVFSQDGYVTERLTDLLRNLMIGAVSVMLVILFLMGWRSALIVGAALPLSAFMVLTGMRLLHIPVHQMSVTGLIIALGLLIDNAIVVVDEVGQKLRAGESALDAVGRTVHHLAVPLFGSTFTTALAFAPIALMPGPAGEFVGAIAVNVIVAIFSSLLLAMTVVPTLTGFLGAQRTAAVESLSPQHVADGPHRTSWFRDGWRNAWLGRRYESLLRLVTTRPVVGILIGIALPTVGFIQARLLPEQFFPPADRDQIAIELDFSTQTSLAETLNQATRMRNILLQRDDVQDVTWWIGRSAPPFYYNQIPSRRGQSQYAQALVKLDSAADLPNRINNMQRDMDALFPQARVLVRQLEQGPPFEAPIEVQVFGPNLDRLRDISDEINGVLASIPEVTHVRAETSEPQPRLTVNVDEEEARLAGLTHQDVATQMYTSLEGAVGGLVLEGTEVLPVRVRVGDANRSSVDNIEGLDVLPARSDYSTGYAGIPLTSLGTIELSSTQAAITHEDRRRMTEVQAFLKAGELPAPIQIEFQRRLKESGFTLPPGYELEFGGESAQRDNAIGNLMASVGVLAVMMVAALVLSFGSFRLAALVGVVAFLAVGLGLGALWVFGFPFGFMAIIGTMGLVGVAINDSIVVLAAIRGDEAARNGDLAAIRAVVIRATRHVVATSLTTIAGFLPLILGGGGFWPPMAVTIAGGVGGATVLALIFVPACYLIAMKRSFECSTVTAAAA, encoded by the coding sequence ATGTCCACACTCTTCCTTCGCAATCCCAGACTGACGCTGCTGACGATCGGTCTCATTACAGTCGCAGGCCTTTCCAGTTATTTGGTTCTTCCTCGCATGGAGGATCCACTATTAACCGAACGAGCGGCCTTCATTTTTACGAGCCTGCCGGGTGCCGACGCGGACCAGGTCGAATCGCTGGTGACCGATCCGATCGAAGATGAACTTCGCGACATCGCCGAGATCAAAGAGGTTCGCAGCAGTTCGCGTTCGTCGTTCTCAACAATCACGGTGGAATTGCGTGATGAAGTCTACTCTGACGCAGCGCCAGCAATTTGGTCTCGAATCCGCGACCGAATCGCAGACGCAGAAGCCGAGCTACCGGAGAACGCCTCCAAACCAAGGTTTGAACGGATAGAAGTCACGGCCTACACGCGGCTGATTGCCCTGGCGTGGGATGATGCGGAGGCTCAACTGGATTCGCCGTTGCCACCAGGCATGCATGCAATTCTGCGTCGGCAGGCGGAAGACCTTCGTGAGCGTCTGTTGGGGGTGCCCGGCACAAAAGACGTGGATATTTTCGGCGCCCCGGACGAAGAAATCACAGTCGCTGCCGATCCGCAGAAGCTCACGTCGCTCGGGTTAACGGCCCTTGATATCAGCCGTCTGATCACAGCAAGCGATTCTCGGTTTTCGGCCGGCTTTCTGCGAGGCAGTGACACCGATTTGCTGATCGAACTGACCGGCGAACTGGATTCGCTCGAACGCATCTCTGCCATCCCAATCCGAACAACGACCACCGGTCAATTGGTCACCGTGGGCGACATCGCCGAAGTGCGTCGCGATGTGGTCAACCCGCCGACAGACCTGGCGATCGTTGATGGAAAACGAGCCATTGTGCTGGCGTGCCTGATTCGCCCCAGCCAGCGCATCGACTGGTGGAGTTCCGCGTCAGAAGCTGTGACGACAGAATTTGAGCGTGAACTGCCGCGCGGTATTCGCATGATCGAAGTCTTCAGTCAGGACGGCTACGTCACCGAACGATTGACCGACCTGCTGCGGAATCTGATGATCGGAGCAGTGTCTGTGATGCTGGTTATTCTGTTCCTGATGGGCTGGCGCAGCGCCCTGATTGTTGGAGCCGCTCTGCCGCTGTCCGCGTTCATGGTTCTGACGGGCATGCGTCTGCTGCATATCCCGGTGCACCAGATGTCGGTGACCGGGTTGATCATCGCGCTCGGACTGCTCATCGACAACGCCATCGTGGTGGTTGATGAAGTCGGACAAAAACTTCGCGCAGGTGAATCCGCTTTGGATGCCGTCGGGCGCACCGTTCATCACCTCGCAGTGCCGCTGTTCGGATCGACATTCACCACAGCGTTGGCGTTCGCTCCAATCGCATTGATGCCAGGACCGGCAGGCGAATTTGTTGGCGCGATTGCGGTGAATGTGATCGTCGCCATCTTCAGTTCTCTGCTGCTGGCGATGACAGTAGTGCCGACGCTGACCGGTTTTCTGGGAGCACAGCGAACAGCAGCTGTGGAAAGCTTAAGCCCACAGCATGTTGCTGATGGCCCGCACCGTACGTCATGGTTCCGCGACGGTTGGCGAAATGCGTGGCTTGGTCGGCGCTATGAGTCACTGCTTCGGCTGGTGACGACGCGGCCTGTCGTGGGAATTCTGATTGGCATCGCATTGCCGACCGTCGGTTTCATTCAGGCACGGCTGCTGCCGGAACAGTTCTTCCCGCCGGCCGACCGTGACCAGATCGCCATCGAACTGGATTTCTCGACGCAAACCTCGTTGGCCGAAACGCTGAACCAGGCAACTCGTATGAGAAACATCCTGTTGCAGCGAGACGACGTGCAGGACGTCACGTGGTGGATCGGCCGCAGTGCGCCACCTTTCTATTACAACCAGATTCCATCGCGACGCGGCCAGTCGCAATATGCTCAGGCGTTGGTAAAACTGGATTCCGCCGCTGATCTGCCGAATCGCATCAACAACATGCAGCGAGATATGGATGCGCTGTTTCCTCAGGCTCGAGTTCTGGTGCGGCAGCTTGAACAGGGACCGCCGTTCGAAGCGCCGATTGAGGTGCAGGTGTTCGGCCCGAATCTTGATCGCCTGCGCGACATTTCCGACGAAATCAACGGCGTCCTCGCATCTATCCCCGAAGTAACTCATGTGCGTGCCGAAACGTCAGAACCGCAGCCTCGACTTACTGTAAACGTTGATGAAGAAGAGGCGCGTCTGGCTGGTTTGACTCATCAGGACGTGGCCACGCAAATGTATACGTCACTGGAAGGCGCGGTGGGCGGATTGGTGCTGGAAGGGACCGAAGTGCTGCCGGTACGGGTGCGAGTTGGCGACGCTAATCGAAGCAGCGTGGACAACATCGAAGGGCTGGACGTGCTGCCAGCGCGATCAGATTACTCCACAGGCTACGCAGGCATTCCGCTGACATCGCTGGGTACGATTGAACTGTCATCGACTCAGGCTGCGATCACTCACGAAGACCGGCGTCGCATGACTGAGGTCCAGGCGTTTCTGAAAGCGGGCGAACTTCCCGCGCCGATACAAATCGAATTCCAGCGACGGCTGAAGGAATCCGGGTTCACCTTACCGCCGGGCTATGAACTCGAATTCGGTGGCGAATCGGCTCAACGCGACAATGCCATCGGTAACCTCATGGCAAGTGTCGGAGTGCTGGCCGTGATGATGGTCGCCGCTTTGGTGCTGTCATTCGGTTCATTCCGCCTTGCAGCACTTGTCGGAGTCGTGGCGTTCCTCGCGGTTGGCCTGGGCCTCGGCGCGTTATGGGTCTTCGGCTTTCCGTTCGGCTTCATGGCGATCATCGGAACGATGGGACTGGTCGGCGTGGCGATTAACGATTCGATTGTCGTGCTGGCCGCCATCCGGGGCGACGAGGCAGCTCGCAACGGCGACCTCGCTGCCATCCGAGCGGTCGTCATCCGAGCAACTCGCCACGTCGTCGCCACATCGCTGACCACGATTGCCGGCTTCCTGCCGTTGATCCTTGGCGGCGGAGGCTTCTGGCCACCAATGGCTGTGACAATCGCGGGCGGCGTCGGGGGAGCCACCGTGCTTGCCCTGATCTTTGTGCCCGCCTGCTATTTGATCGCGATGAAACGAAGCTTTGAATGCTCAACGGTTACTGCCGCGGCGGCGTGA
- a CDS encoding DUF1294 domain-containing protein produces the protein MKTPDFRKPWLLIAGFWFLCAAGLLAASLLTDAFTPGLAGDLYCAAVALFSPLALAAFGWDKWKAERDGRRIPEKRLLLLAFLGGWPGAVAGQQWFRHKTIKPVFRSILVAIAVLHLVAVGFVVYRSFGSA, from the coding sequence ATGAAAACGCCCGATTTTCGCAAGCCGTGGCTGTTGATTGCCGGGTTCTGGTTCCTTTGTGCCGCCGGGCTTTTGGCCGCAAGTCTGCTGACAGACGCTTTTACGCCGGGGCTGGCGGGCGACCTGTATTGTGCCGCGGTGGCGCTGTTTAGCCCTCTTGCGCTGGCAGCGTTCGGGTGGGACAAGTGGAAGGCGGAGCGTGACGGCCGGCGGATTCCCGAAAAAAGGCTGCTATTACTGGCGTTTTTAGGCGGTTGGCCGGGAGCTGTTGCGGGTCAGCAGTGGTTTCGCCACAAGACGATCAAGCCCGTTTTTCGCTCAATTCTGGTCGCCATTGCCGTGCTGCATCTGGTGGCGGTGGGATTTGTTGTCTATCGAAGTTTCGGTAGCGCGTGA
- a CDS encoding efflux RND transporter periplasmic adaptor subunit — protein MKLTATFLTLFAAVGLAGAWLGSPGGFTADEPDAELSEFKEAMPVETLVLEAATSITRDRQFTGTLVAARRTRLAFERPARLESVNVDDGDYVQNGQVLATIDQRQLQNQLIQLQASRSQQAAVLAELKAGPRQETIAAARAELAAIAADADLQKATLNRVEDLFQREATSAQAIDEARLAWQAAAAQKDAAARKLDELEAGTRTEKVAAQEALVAGIDSQLEQLQLDISDSQLMAPFAGTIVKRMADEGDFLNPQQPVFELIESDQLEARVGVPTALLDQLTKTDYVVLAAGTANFTGKVKQIVPQVDVQTRTQTVVIAVDDAHPDHLADGQLVRMAVTEKRAIDGFRVPLTSLASASRGLWSIYVVEQQDGFSDDVGILKARSVEVLHTDADFAIVRGTVYEGERIVAAGVHRVVPGQKVRVENQPEERPRS, from the coding sequence ATGAAACTCACCGCAACATTCCTCACACTGTTCGCCGCAGTCGGCCTCGCAGGAGCATGGCTCGGTTCGCCAGGTGGCTTCACAGCCGACGAACCCGACGCGGAATTGTCAGAATTCAAGGAGGCGATGCCGGTCGAAACGCTGGTGCTGGAAGCGGCGACATCGATCACACGCGACAGACAATTCACTGGCACGCTCGTCGCCGCACGTCGAACGCGGCTGGCGTTTGAACGCCCTGCGCGGCTGGAAAGTGTCAACGTTGACGATGGCGACTATGTCCAAAACGGACAGGTGCTCGCCACGATTGACCAGCGTCAACTGCAGAACCAATTGATTCAACTGCAGGCCAGTCGGTCGCAGCAGGCCGCCGTCCTTGCTGAACTAAAAGCGGGGCCGCGCCAGGAAACGATCGCGGCTGCAAGAGCCGAACTGGCTGCGATCGCTGCCGATGCGGACCTGCAAAAAGCCACGCTAAATCGGGTCGAAGACTTATTTCAGCGTGAGGCCACCAGCGCTCAGGCAATCGATGAAGCTCGACTTGCATGGCAGGCCGCAGCCGCACAAAAGGACGCGGCGGCAAGAAAGCTGGACGAACTAGAAGCTGGCACACGAACAGAAAAAGTGGCTGCTCAGGAAGCGTTGGTGGCAGGGATTGATTCACAGTTAGAACAGCTGCAGCTCGACATTTCCGACAGCCAGCTCATGGCTCCGTTCGCAGGCACCATCGTCAAAAGAATGGCTGACGAGGGAGATTTCCTGAATCCTCAGCAACCAGTCTTCGAACTGATTGAATCCGATCAGCTTGAAGCTCGTGTTGGCGTCCCCACTGCTTTGCTTGATCAATTGACGAAGACGGACTACGTCGTCTTAGCCGCCGGAACCGCAAACTTCACCGGAAAAGTCAAACAGATCGTGCCGCAGGTTGATGTGCAGACGCGAACACAGACGGTTGTGATCGCGGTCGATGACGCTCACCCGGACCATCTGGCCGATGGTCAATTGGTGCGAATGGCCGTGACAGAAAAACGGGCGATCGACGGTTTCCGAGTACCACTAACATCGCTGGCGTCGGCGTCGCGTGGACTATGGTCGATTTACGTCGTCGAACAGCAGGATGGTTTCTCTGATGACGTCGGCATCCTGAAAGCTCGATCGGTGGAAGTACTGCACACCGATGCCGATTTCGCCATCGTGCGAGGCACAGTCTACGAGGGCGAACGGATCGTTGCAGCGGGCGTTCATCGAGTCGTGCCGGGGCAGAAAGTCCGGGTTGAAAACCAGCCAGAAGAGCGGCCACGCTCGTGA